From Xanthomonas citri pv. mangiferaeindicae:
TCGATCAGCGACATGGCCACGATCATCGTGGGCGCAAAGAAGAGTCCGGCGACGAAGACCGTCCCGGCGAGTGCGCCGATGCTGTCGACCAGCCACAACGGCAACGTCGTCGCAGCCGTCGCCAGTCCGCCTGTCAACAACTGCCGATGCAGCGGCATCGCCAGGCGCACGGCGCCGAACAGCAATCCGGCCAGACACGATCCGAAGGCGTAGGCCGACAGCACCAGGCTGGCGGCAGCGGGCTGGCCCATCTGCCCGGCGAACGCCACGCTCACGATATCCACCGTGCCGACGATGACGCCCATCGCCAGCATCAGCAGCGCCAGCAAGCGCACCTCGGCCAGACGGATCACTGAGCCCGAGCGATCGTCGTCGCGCCCCTGCCCGGCGGCCGGCGGCTCGGTGCCGCGCTGCACGACCAGCGCCGCGGTGCCCAGGGTCAGCAACAGGGCTGCCGCCAGCAGGCCGGCCTGGGGCCAGACGACCACCGACAACCCCACCGACAGCGGCGGCCCTGCGATGAAGGCGACCTCATCGAGCACGGTTTCCAGCGAGTACGCGGTCTGCAGCCGCGACTGTCCGCGATAGAGCGCCGTCCAGCGCGCCCGCACCATCGCCGACATGCTCGGCATGCAGCCGGCCAGCAGCGCGCCCGGAAACAGCGCCCAGTCGGCAACGGGCCAGTGGGATCCTGCGATCAGCAGCACGAAGCCAGCAACGCTGATCGCGGTCGCGACCGGCAACACGCGGCGTTGCCCAGACTGGTCCACCCATCTCGAGATCTGCGGCGACAGCAGCGCATAGGTCAGCACGAATGTCGCCGACACTGCGCCCGCGAGCGCATAGCTGCCGCGCAGTTGCGCCAGCATCGTGATGATGCCGATGCCGGCCATCGGCAACGGGAGTCGGGCCAGGCCGCCGGCCAGCACCAGCCCTCGGGTGCCGGGCACGGCGAACAGTTCGACATAGGGATTGCGCACACGGGTCTCCTGGAGGCGCTTGCCGCGGTCGAGCGGCAAG
This genomic window contains:
- a CDS encoding MFS transporter, coding for MRNPYVELFAVPGTRGLVLAGGLARLPLPMAGIGIITMLAQLRGSYALAGAVSATFVLTYALLSPQISRWVDQSGQRRVLPVATAISVAGFVLLIAGSHWPVADWALFPGALLAGCMPSMSAMVRARWTALYRGQSRLQTAYSLETVLDEVAFIAGPPLSVGLSVVVWPQAGLLAAALLLTLGTAALVVQRGTEPPAAGQGRDDDRSGSVIRLAEVRLLALLMLAMGVIVGTVDIVSVAFAGQMGQPAAASLVLSAYAFGSCLAGLLFGAVRLAMPLHRQLLTGGLATAATTLPLWLVDSIGALAGTVFVAGLFFAPTMIVAMSLIERVVPAHRLTEGMTWLLAGLNVGVALGAAVSGQVVDHSGTRAGFAVGLVAGAAVLLFALWGSVRLRGCDAQAGDLV